Proteins co-encoded in one Quercus robur chromosome 8, dhQueRobu3.1, whole genome shotgun sequence genomic window:
- the LOC126696078 gene encoding uncharacterized protein LOC126696078 has protein sequence MGNNAMSKALHQISKSSFTRRIDRAKLPHHFAQLTFTIYNGRTNPVEHVSHFNQRMAIHSMNEALMCKVFFSSSFEPVAMKWFDELEEGSIRSLEELTKAFAVRFVTCSRVLRPSDSLLSMVIRERETLKTYSNRYWEVFNEIDGDFEDVAIRTFKVGLPPEHDLRKSLTKKPARSMPQLMDRIDKHKWVEEDQIQGKGKVKVFPEKRDLLARGYNHN, from the coding sequence ATGGGGAATAATGCAATGAGTAAGGCTCTTCATCAAATTTCAAAGTCATCTTTTACAAGGAGAATTGACAGAGCAAAACTTCCTCATCATTTTGCACAACTTACGTTTACTATTTATAATGGGAGAACCAACCCTGTGGAACATGTAAGCCACTTCAATCAGAGGATGGCTATCCACTCAATGAATGAGGCTCTTATGTGCAAGGTCTTCTTCTCCTCTAGCTTCGAGCCTGTTGCCATGAAATGGTTTGACGAGCTGGAGGAAGGCTCTATAAGATCTTTAGAGGAACTTACAAAAGCATTTGCAGTAAGATTTGTGACGTGTAGCAGAGTCCTAAGGCCCTCAGATTCCTTATTATCCATGGTCATAAGGGAAAGGGAGACTTTGAAGACTTATTCcaataggtattgggaggtgttCAATGAGATAGATGGTGATTTTGAAGATGTAGCTATAAGGACTTTCAAGGTAGGACTTCCCCCAgagcatgatttgaggaaatcGTTGACAAAGAAACCTGCCCGTAGTATGCCCCAACTCATGGATCGCATTGATAAGCACAAATGGGTCGAGGAAGATCAGATCCAAGGAAAGGGAAAGGTCAAAGTCTTCCCAGAAAAAAGGGATCTTCTGGCAAGAGGATACAATCATAACTAA